A window of the Microtus pennsylvanicus isolate mMicPen1 chromosome 4, mMicPen1.hap1, whole genome shotgun sequence genome harbors these coding sequences:
- the LOC142848579 gene encoding uncharacterized protein LOC142848579 — protein MPTERYSAIRPPREWEKILTLLCKVLSLKLSYTSQLAQSTQQVYSRSGRSLPTRNSNCSHLATRAKAPDRDSLTARHQVELDSRSRCRAHQGLQSPNPTRQPCPLHILSCPALLAYSLNCPRETATRRHRRRSALRPQPGPALPGLGLRAAGCCPRAPAHWDPPGSGREAGAARRKERCGGEKGQTLKLPGCGPRARMLSVLPTSWQQQHGPGRRRRCGNGAARVAEPVRAPARPPAFRPSVRPSSGGPSRVALGSAAVPRGAGTRDGSRRPASEAPRGGAAPELQRPGPRGPRRARRGRGAAWARTPRAGPGKRRLGGAEPRSPCSPDV, from the exons ATATTCAGCCATCCGGCCACCTAGGGAATGGGAGAAAATTCTGACTTTGCTTTGTAAGGTGTTAAGTTTGAAACTGAGCTATACGTCCCAGCTTGCACAATCTACCCAGCAGGTGTACAGTAGGTCTGGAAGGTCGCTTCCAACTCGAAATTCCAACTGCTCACATTTGGCAACACGGGCCAAGGCCCCTGATCGTGATTCCTTGACTGCGCGCCACCAAGTTGAGCTCGATTCCCGGTCG CGCTGCCGTGCCCACCAAGGTCTTCAAAGTCCCAACCCGACCCGGCAGCCCTGCCCATTGCACATCCTGAGCTGTCCCGCGCTGCTTGCGTACTCTTTAAACTGTCCCCGCGAAACTGCAActcgccgccaccgccgccgctcTGCTCTGCGCCCTCAGCCTGGGCCGGCCCTGCCGGGACTAGGGCTGCGAGCAGCCGGCTGCTGCCCGCGGGCGCCTGCGCACTGGGACCCTCCCGGATCTGGGCGGGAGGCGGGGGCAGCCAGGAGAAAGGAGCGCTGCGGGGGGGAAAAGGGCCAAACCCTGAAATTACCCGGATGTGGTCCCCGCGCGCGCATGCTCAGTGTCCTTCCGACAAGTTGGCAGCAACAACACGGCCCTGGTCGTCGTCGCCGCTGCGGTAACGGAGCGGCTCGGGTGGCGGAGCCCGTGCGtgcgcccgcccgcccgcccgccttCCGTCCGTCGGTCCGGCCGTCCTCGGGAGGCCCTTCCCGCGTCGCGCTCGGCTCCGCGGCCGTCCCTCGGGGGGCGGGAACGCGTGACGGGAGCCGGCGGCCCGCGAGCGAGGCCCCCCGCGGCGGGGCGGCTCCGGAGCTCCAGCGGCCCGGCCCGCGCGGTCCGCGGCGCGCGCGGCGGGGGAGAGGGGCCGCCTGGGCCCGGACGCCGCGGGCGGGACCTGGGAAGCGACGGCTTGGCGGTGCGGAGCCCAG